DNA sequence from the Raineyella sp. LH-20 genome:
GCCGAGGCACGGGACCGGGCGACATCCGGCGAGGGAGCTCTGGACCCGGGGATCCGGCTGGTCATCGGCGGCGGGGAGACCCTCTTCGACTACCGCCCGTACCGGGCCGAATTCGAGCGGGAGTGCGGCCGACTCGGCGTGGAGCCGGTCGTTCTCGGCACTCTCGACCAGGAGCAGATGGCACCACTCGTGGCTGCCGCTGACCGGTTCGCCTTCCTGTCCATCAAAGAGGGGTTCGGTCTCGCAGCGATGGAGGCCCTGGCGGCGGGCGTGCCCCTGATCGCACGCGAGCTCCCGGTCCTGCGAGAGATCTTCGACGGCGGGGCACGCTTCGGCGGCACGATCGAGGAGATGGCTGATGCCCTGCTGGCCCCGCCCGACCCGGCCCTCACCCGACGCGGGATCGACCTGGCCCGTCACTACAGCTGGGACGCTGCCGCCGCGGCGCACGTCGACTTCTATCGGGCCCACCTGCAGCGTTCGGCAGCGACTGGGCTCGCACGCTGATCACACGTCCGGGACGGCGTCGACCACCAGGTGGACGTCATGTCGTGGCTGCCGTCACGGTGTCCGTCGCGACCGACGGGGCTGTCACGAGTGTCAGTGCCCCGATGGAGACTGTTTGCTATCGAACGTCTGTTTGTTTGGGGGAATCATGTGGGACTGGTCGGAGGCTGTCGGTGCGGATCGCTTGCCGCGCCCGGAGGCTGAGGATCTGGGGATCGGCATCCAGGGCGCCGCGACGGCGCAGGCACGGTGCGACGCCCGATTGCTGGAGCTGGTCGGACAGTTCGACGCGGGCGCGGGGTGGGGATGGTTCGAGGGGATCACCTCCTGCGCGCACTGGCTGGGGTGGGCGTGTTCGATGAGTCCGGGCACGGCGCGGGAGCACGTCCGGGTCGCGCGGGCGCTGCGCTCTATGCCGACCGTCGCGGCGTGGTTCGCCGAAGGGGCCCTGACGTATTCGAAGGTCCGTGAGGTGACCCGGCTGGCCGGACGGGTCGAGGAGGTCGAGCTGTGCGAGTTGGCCCGTGACCAGACCGCCTCCCAGCTGGCCCGTACGGTCCGCGCCTTCCGCGCCCACTCCGGGACACAGCTGGGAAGGATCGAGCGACGCCGGTTGTCGTGGCACGAGACCGAGGACGGCATGGTCACGCTCAGCGCCCGCCTGCTGCCCGAAGAGGCCGCAGTCGTCCGCGGGGCCATCGACGCGGCGACCGACCGTCAGCGGGACGCCCCGGACGAGGCGATCTCTCCCGGCGCGGTCTCCCCGGAGGCGGTCTCTCCCGACAGCCACGCCGGCGACACCAATGATCCGGCGAACCGACCCGTCAGCGACCCGCTCGCCGCGTTGTGTGACGTGGCCCGCGGCTATCTGGACGCGGTCCCGACGACCAGTGTCGATGACCCGAGCCTGGTGGTGGTCCATGTCGGTGCCGAGACGCTCGCCGGAGCGGCCGGGGACGTTCCCGCGGGAACGTCGGACGCTTCATCTGGCGGACTCGAGCCGGTCGCACCCCGGCCGGTCGCACCCGGAGCGACCGGAGCCGGGGCAGCGCGTTCCCTGCGGGCCTCAGCGGCGTGGATCGAGCGTGGTGGCCCGGTCGAAGCGGCAACCGCGGCCCGGCACGCCTGTGACGGCGATGTCGTCGGGATGATCATCGATGCCGAGGGCGACGTACTGGCCATGGGCCGGGCGCGGCGGCTCGTCACGCCCGCCCAGCGACGCGCATTGCGGGTCAGGGACGGAAGCTGCCAGTTCCCCGGTTGTCGGCAGCAGCGACGGCTGAAGGCGCACCACATCGTGCACTGGGCCAACGGCGGAGCGACCGATCTGGACAACCTGGTCCTGCTGTGCCAGGCCCACCACACGTACGTGCACGAGGGTGGCGTGGAGCTGTCCGGCCGGCCAGGCGCGTGGGTGTTCACCCTGCCCGGCGGACACCCCATCAGCACCGGCGAGGCACCGGATCCCGATCTGGTCGAGATGATCGTGCAGGCCGCCGCGCGGTCAGCCGCGGAACAGCCGGACAGGATCTTCCCGCCGCAGGCCGGTGAAGGGTTCCGCCTCCACGAGTGCGTACGACGCCTCTTCGACATCGAGCTGCCTGCCGCCGCCTGACCGCGGAGTCGATGGCGCCGCAGAACCGCTGGCGTCAGCCGGCGACGCCCAGGGCCAGCGGCAGCACCGCCGGCGCACCGGCGCGGCGCAACAGCCGCCCGACCACCGCCATCGTCCAGCGGGAGTCGACCAGGTCGTCGACCAGCAGCACCGGCCCGTCCAGAGCGGCGAGGCGTTCGGTGAGGTCGATGGGCACCTCCCAGCGGTCCCACAGCGACGCCAGCCGGAAGGCGCTGTTGCCTGCCGTGGTAGGCCCGACACCCGGCCGCACCGGCAGCATCCCCAGGTCGGCCAGCCGCCCCACCCGGGCGAGTCCGGAGACGGTCGCGGCGACCAGCTCCGGGCGGCCCAGCGAGCCGACGCCGATCACCGCGACCGGGCGTACGGCCCAGGTCCAGCCGGCGAGCACCCGTAGGCAGGCCTGTGCCAGCCCGGCGGGCAGCGGCCGGTCGACCGGGTGCCCGTCCTGGTCCGGGGCGAAGAGATCCCGCAGCGCCCGCCCGTGGCCGAGATCCGTCAGTCGGGCGACCGCTCGGCCCTCCTCGACCGTCTCGTCAGCCGCGATCCGACCCTTCATCGGGAGCCCGAGCCGGTCCATGCCGGAGGGCCACTGGCGGCGCGGCTCGATCGGCACCCCGACGTGCTCGAGTTCCGCGCCGGCCCGGGCGAGGGCGGCATCCGGGACGTCCTCGGCGTACCAGGGCCGCTCCCCCGCCGCGGCCAGGCAGATGTCGCAGCGTCCACACGGCCGGGCCTGCGGGTCGTCGAGCTGGGCGGTGAGGAACTCCATCCGACAGACCTCGCCGCGCTCGTACTCCAGCATCGCCTGCTGCTCGGCGGTCCGCGCCGCCGCGATCCGGCCGTACCGTTCGGCGTCGTACGCCCACGGCACCCCGGTGGTCGTCCAGCCCCGATCGACCTTCTCCGCCGCGCCGTCGACGGCGAGCACCTTCAGCAGCAACTCCAGCGGCGTACGCCGGATGTCGACCCTGGCCTCCAGAGCGGCGACCGACAGCGGGCGGTCCGCCTCGGCCAGGGCTGACAGCACCGCGGATGCCTTCGCCTGGCTGGGCATCGAGGCGGAGGCGAAGTACTGCCAGATGTCGCCATCCTCGGCGCCGGGCAGCATCAGCACGTCGGCCGTCTCCACCGCGCGCCCCGCGCGACCGACCTGCTGGTAATAGGCGACCGGAGAGGAGGGCGCCCCGAGATGCACCACGAACCCGAGATCGGGCTTGTCGAAGCCCATCCCGAGCGCGCTGGTGGCGACCAACGCCTTCACCGCGTTGGTCTTCAGCGCCTGTTCGGCGGCCTCCCGATCGGCGGGATCCGTACGCCCGGTGTAGGCGAGCACCCGGTGGCCCTGCGCGGCGAGCAGTCGCGCAGTGTCCTCGGCGGCGGAGACCGTCAGGGCGTAGATGATGCCGCTGCCCGGCAGGTCGGCGAGGTGAGCCAGCAGCCAGCCGAGCCGGTGCCGGGAGGTCGGCAGCCGCAGCACGCCCAGCCGCAGTGAGTCGCGGGCCAGCGGTCCGCGGACGACGAACACGTCGTCGGAGCCCGCCGCGCCGCGGAGCCGTACGCCCAGTTGTTCGGCGACGTCGGTGATCACCCGGCTGTTCGCGGTGGCGGTGGTGGCGAGGATCGGCACGCCGTCGGGGAGCTGGGCGATCAGGTCGCGGATCCGCCGGTAGTCCGGGCGGAAGTCGTGGCCCCAGTCGGAGACGCAGTGCGCCTCGTCGATCACCAGCAGGCCCATGTCAGCGACCAGGGCCGGCAGCACCGTCGCACGGAACCGCGGATTGGTGAGCCGCTCGGGCGAGATCAGCAGCAGATCGACCTCGCCGGCGTGCACCGCCGCAATGGTCTCGTCCCAGTCGGTGACGTTCGCCGAGTTGATCGCCGCCGCCCGGATGCCGGCCCGCTCCGCCGCGGCGAGCTGGTCGCGCATCAGCGCCAGCAGCGGCGAGACGATGACGGTGGCGCCCGCCCCCTGGCGGCGGCGCAGCAGGCAGGACACGAAGTAGACCGCCGACTTGCCCCACCCCGTACGTTGCACCACCAGGGCCCGTCGCCGGTCGGCCACCAGTGCCTCGATCGCCTCGAATTGGCCGTCGCGGAAGTCCGCCCCCGGCACGCCGGTCAGGTCGCAGAGGATCGCCCGGGCGTCGTCGCGCAGTGTCATCGGCCCGCCCTACCGGGCCAGCCAGGCGGCGTACGCGTCGAACGTCGACGGGCGGCCGAGGAAATCCTCGACCAGGTCGGCGGCGTTCCGCTCCCCTCCCCGGGCCAGGATCGTGTCGCGGTAGCGGGCGGCGACGGTCGGCTCGAACAGGTCGTCGGGGTCGAACGCGGAGAACAGGTCCTTGGCGATCACCTGGGACCAGGCGTACGTGTAGTAGCCGCTGGAGTAGCCGTCGAGGTGCCCGAAGCTGCAGTGGAAATGCGTGCCCTCCAGGTAGGGGAACATCGAGTAGCGCCCCTGCAGCTCCCGCACCCGCGCGGTGAGGTCGGGATGCTCGCGGGCATGCAGGTCGTACGCCAGGGCGGCGTAGAACATCTGGGTGCGGGCGTGGTAGCCCTTGCCGAAGTCCTCGGCACGCCGCATCCGCGCGACCA
Encoded proteins:
- a CDS encoding RecQ family ATP-dependent DNA helicase, which translates into the protein MTLRDDARAILCDLTGVPGADFRDGQFEAIEALVADRRRALVVQRTGWGKSAVYFVSCLLRRRQGAGATVIVSPLLALMRDQLAAAERAGIRAAAINSANVTDWDETIAAVHAGEVDLLLISPERLTNPRFRATVLPALVADMGLLVIDEAHCVSDWGHDFRPDYRRIRDLIAQLPDGVPILATTATANSRVITDVAEQLGVRLRGAAGSDDVFVVRGPLARDSLRLGVLRLPTSRHRLGWLLAHLADLPGSGIIYALTVSAAEDTARLLAAQGHRVLAYTGRTDPADREAAEQALKTNAVKALVATSALGMGFDKPDLGFVVHLGAPSSPVAYYQQVGRAGRAVETADVLMLPGAEDGDIWQYFASASMPSQAKASAVLSALAEADRPLSVAALEARVDIRRTPLELLLKVLAVDGAAEKVDRGWTTTGVPWAYDAERYGRIAAARTAEQQAMLEYERGEVCRMEFLTAQLDDPQARPCGRCDICLAAAGERPWYAEDVPDAALARAGAELEHVGVPIEPRRQWPSGMDRLGLPMKGRIAADETVEEGRAVARLTDLGHGRALRDLFAPDQDGHPVDRPLPAGLAQACLRVLAGWTWAVRPVAVIGVGSLGRPELVAATVSGLARVGRLADLGMLPVRPGVGPTTAGNSAFRLASLWDRWEVPIDLTERLAALDGPVLLVDDLVDSRWTMAVVGRLLRRAGAPAVLPLALGVAG
- a CDS encoding HNH endonuclease signature motif containing protein — encoded protein: MWDWSEAVGADRLPRPEAEDLGIGIQGAATAQARCDARLLELVGQFDAGAGWGWFEGITSCAHWLGWACSMSPGTAREHVRVARALRSMPTVAAWFAEGALTYSKVREVTRLAGRVEEVELCELARDQTASQLARTVRAFRAHSGTQLGRIERRRLSWHETEDGMVTLSARLLPEEAAVVRGAIDAATDRQRDAPDEAISPGAVSPEAVSPDSHAGDTNDPANRPVSDPLAALCDVARGYLDAVPTTSVDDPSLVVVHVGAETLAGAAGDVPAGTSDASSGGLEPVAPRPVAPGATGAGAARSLRASAAWIERGGPVEAATAARHACDGDVVGMIIDAEGDVLAMGRARRLVTPAQRRALRVRDGSCQFPGCRQQRRLKAHHIVHWANGGATDLDNLVLLCQAHHTYVHEGGVELSGRPGAWVFTLPGGHPISTGEAPDPDLVEMIVQAAARSAAEQPDRIFPPQAGEGFRLHECVRRLFDIELPAAA